In Diaphorobacter ruginosibacter, the genomic stretch ACTTCGCCCCGACCGAGGGCTCGCGCCAGAACCTGCTGCGCGACGGCGTCCAGGATGCCGACATCGTGGTCACGGGCAACACCGTGATCGACGCGCTGCTGACCAGCGCCTCCAAGGACCTCGAGATCGGCATCGAGCTCGACCCCGGCAAGCGCATGGTGCTGGTGACGTCGCACCGCCGCGAAAACTTCGGCGAGCCGTTCCGCAACATCTGCCGCGCTCTGCGCACGCTCGCCGAGAACAACGCCGACGTGCAGTTCCTCTACCCCGTGCACCCGAACCCCAACGTCAAGGACGTGGCCTACGAGTTCCTCGACGAGTTGCCCAATGTGGTGCTCTGCGCACCGCTCGACTATGCGCCGTTCATCGCCGCGATGAAGCGCGCCCACATCATCCTGACCGACTCCGGCGGGGTACAGGAAGAGGCACCGGCACTTGGCAAGCCGGTGCTGGTGCTGCGCAGCGAGACGGAACGGCCCGAGGCCGTGGAGCAAGGCGTGGTCAAGCTCGTGGGCTCCGACTACGATCTGATCGTGAACGAGGCACAACGCCTGCTGGATGACGAGTCGGCCTATCGCGCCATGGCGCGCGGCATCTCGCCCTATGGCGACGGCCAGGCATCCCGGCGCATCGTTGCCACGCTCCGCAGGGACTGCGCTTGATGCGTCTCGTCTATCTCTCGCCGGTGCCTTGGAACAGCTTTGCCCAAAGGCCGCACAAGTTCGTTCGCTGGTTTCACGAACGTACCGGCGAGCCCGTGCTGTGGATCGAGCCCTACCCCACGCGCTTTCCCAAGCTCCAGGACGTCAAGCGCCTGCAGGCTCCGTCCGAACAGAAGATCCTGATCGACACACCCGACTGGTTGCAGGTGGTGAAGGCCGGCGCCCTGCCGATCGAGCCGCTTCCCGGTTCGGCGGTGCTCAACCGCGTGCTGTGGAAGCCCGTCTTCAACGCATTCGATCAGTTCAGCAGGGGCGGCAAGACCTGCCTCACCGTCGGCAAGCCTTCGCTGCTTGCGCTCAGCCTGCTTCAGCGCGGTGGGCACAGCGTCTCCCTGTATGACGCCATGGACGATTTTCCTGCGTTCTACGAGGGACTCTCGCGCGTGGCATTCGCCCGGCGCGAGCGGCTCATCGCACGGCATGTCGACATGATCTGGGCGTCGAGCAGCGCCTTGCGCAATCGCTGGGCGAAGCATCATGCCAACGTCCGCCTCGTGCTCAACGGCCTCGATCTTGCGGCCATGCCAGAGCCCCCCGAGACGCGGCATGCAACGCTGCATCCAGTACAGACCGGAGCGCAGCCAACGGGGGATGAACAGGGCAAGGTTTTCGGGTATGTGGGCACGATCGCATCCTGGTTCGACTGGGACTGGGTGATCACCCTGGCCGAGAGCCGCCCGCGCGACGAAATCCGCCTCATCGGGCCCGTGTTCGAGCCGGCTGCGCGCAAGCTGCCCGACAACATCCGCCTGCTGCCGGAGCGCGAGCACGAGGCGGCGCTGGCCGCCATGCTCGACTTCGACGTGGCGCTGATCCCGTTCAAGCAGAACAAGCTCACGGGCTCGGTGGATCCCATCAAGTACTACGAATACCGTGCCCTGGCATTGCCCATCCTCTCCACGGACTTCGGCGAGATGAGCTTTCGTGCCGACGAGCCGGGTGTATTCATCACCGGCAGCCATGCCAGCACGCAGTCGCTGGCCGAGCAGGCGCTGCACTTTCACCGCGATCGCTCGCAGGCCATCGCCTTCGCCCGGGAAAACGCCTGGGAGCAGCGATTCGACTCCGCAAGGGCATTCCCCCCGTTTCCCCAGGTGCCCGTCAGCAGTTGAGGTGGCTGAGACAGCTGACACCCGCCGACAAGGCAAAGCCTCACAGAAGGTGGCGCGCGCAGCCTACAGCGCGGCTGGCAAATCGATGCATACGATGCCTGCGATACCGTAGAGCCACTGTCATGACCGTGCACGGTGGCTGCTGCCCGACACCATCCCGAGGAGTGCATGATGAATCCGCCCGACAATTCCACGCTGGAGTTCTCCACGCGCCTCGCGCTGCATGAGGCCGTTCTGGCGCAGCTTGTGGCGCTGGTCATGCGTGCGCAGGGCGACCCGGAAGGACAGCTCGCCTCGTTCGAGCAGGCACTGGTGGAATCCATGGGCACCATCGGCCGCTCGGACAAACAGGACTTCTCCCTCGACCAGGCCGTCTGGATGCGTGAGCAGCACGCATATGGCAGGCAGCTTGCGAGCGAGTTCGCGGCCATGGTGGCAGCCTACATGCCCCACAAGGGCTGAATCGCTCCTCCCGGAGCCTTCTTACTTGCCCGCCAATTTGTCGAGCACCACTCCGGCGGCGCACATGCCAAAGGTGGATGTCACGGTCACCACCGAGCCATAGCCGTGGCAATTGAGCGAGCCGTCCCCTTCGTTGCCCATGCTGCATGAGGCATGTGGCGCCGCGACCGGCTCCTTGCTGAAGACACAGAGCGTGCCGATGCGCCTGCCCTCCTTGGGGGCTCCATGGAATTTACGCAGACGGTAGCGCAGTTGCGCAAGCAAGGGATCGTGCGTGGTCTGCGAGAGGTCCGCCACGTCGACCAGATGCGCATGGCGCTTGCCGCCCGCGGCACCGATGCTGACGAACAGCGTCCGGGTCCGGAGCGCCCAGGCGGCCATGGCGGTCTTGGCGCGGATCTGGTCGCATGCGTCGATCAGCGCATCGACCCTGTGCGGCAGCAACGCGGGCCAGTTGTCCTCATCGACGAACTCGTCCACGCAGTGCACACGGCAATAGGGATTGATGTGCGCGATACGCTCGCGCATGGCCTCGATCTTGGCCTGCCCGACGGTGTCGTCGAGCGCATGGATCTGGCGATTGATGTTGGACTCGGCCACATGGTCGAGATCGATCAGGGTAATGGCGGCCACGCCGCTTCGCGCAAGCGCTTCGGCCGTCCATGAACCCACGCCGCCGATGCCGACCACGGCGACATGCGCGCCGCGGATGCGGGCAGCACCTTCCACGCCATAGAGCCGGGCGAGCCCGCCAAAGCGGCGCTCGAGATCTGCCTGCATCTGCGCAGAATCGACCACCACCGCGGGCGCAGCTCCCCCGCCCTGCTCTTCACTACCTGAATCCATCACCGCCATGCAGCTTCCGACATCACGAACAAAACCGGAATTATGCGCGTGGACGGAATCACTTCATGCGGGACAGGCGTTCCCGCGCTGCTCCCGCAGCCTCGGACTGCGGATACACGCGGATCAGGTCTTCCAGCGTCTTGCGCGCCGCGCGCGTGTCCTTCAGCTCCACCTGGCAGTTGGCGATGGCCAGGGCCGCCTCGGGAGCGCGCGCATTGTCGGGCGCGTTGGTCAGAAGGGACTTGAAGTTGCCGATGGCGTTCGTGTAGTCCCGGGTCGCGTACTGCGCGTTGCCCAGCCAGAAACGTGCCGACGGGATGTAGCCGCTTTGCGGGTACTGGCGCATGAATGCGGCAAAGGCCTGCCCCGCCTCCGGGAACTTGCCGGTGCGGAACACGGCCAGTGCCGCTTCGAAGTCGCGCTTCTCGGCGGGATCGGCCTTGAACTCCTTGCCATCCACGTTCACAGTGAGCGGCTCGAACTGGCGCAGGCGCTCGTCCGTGGCCTTGGCCACGTCCTTCATGCGCTGCTGCAGGTCGGTCACATCCTTCTGAAGCTGCTCGTTCTGACCACGCAGGCGGGCCTGCTCGCTCTGCAGCGACTGGATCTGCGACTGCAGGTCGAGCAGGCTGCGGCGCATCTGCGCCACATCGTCTCCCGAGCGCTCGCCGGCACGCTGGTTGGCCTGCTGCATGGCGTCCACGCGCTGCCGCATCTCCAGGATCGCGCGCCGGGCTTCATCGTCTTCGAACAGGGCTGCATGCGCCGTGGCGCCCACCAGCGTGCTCGCGGCGAGCACGGCCGCAACCCAGGGTTGTCGAGGAGAGAACGTGCGCTTCATCATCAACGGTAGGAGAACTCGACGCGGCGGTTCTGAGCGTAGGCGTCTTCGGAATTACCCGTCGCAGCCGGCTTTTCCTTGCCGAAGCTCACGGCTTCCA encodes the following:
- the wecB gene encoding non-hydrolyzing UDP-N-acetylglucosamine 2-epimerase; this translates as MKILCVIGTRPEAIKMAPVILALQQEPWAEVRVLATAQHRHMLDQVNQFFGITPDIDLDIMRPNQALTELTARLLLKLDEVLENERPDVVLVQGDTTTVMSVSLACFYRRIPIGHVEAGLRTWDIQNPFPEEANRVITGKLARWHFAPTEGSRQNLLRDGVQDADIVVTGNTVIDALLTSASKDLEIGIELDPGKRMVLVTSHRRENFGEPFRNICRALRTLAENNADVQFLYPVHPNPNVKDVAYEFLDELPNVVLCAPLDYAPFIAAMKRAHIILTDSGGVQEEAPALGKPVLVLRSETERPEAVEQGVVKLVGSDYDLIVNEAQRLLDDESAYRAMARGISPYGDGQASRRIVATLRRDCA
- a CDS encoding glycosyl transferase, coding for MRLVYLSPVPWNSFAQRPHKFVRWFHERTGEPVLWIEPYPTRFPKLQDVKRLQAPSEQKILIDTPDWLQVVKAGALPIEPLPGSAVLNRVLWKPVFNAFDQFSRGGKTCLTVGKPSLLALSLLQRGGHSVSLYDAMDDFPAFYEGLSRVAFARRERLIARHVDMIWASSSALRNRWAKHHANVRLVLNGLDLAAMPEPPETRHATLHPVQTGAQPTGDEQGKVFGYVGTIASWFDWDWVITLAESRPRDEIRLIGPVFEPAARKLPDNIRLLPEREHEAALAAMLDFDVALIPFKQNKLTGSVDPIKYYEYRALALPILSTDFGEMSFRADEPGVFITGSHASTQSLAEQALHFHRDRSQAIAFARENAWEQRFDSARAFPPFPQVPVSS
- a CDS encoding tRNA threonylcarbamoyladenosine dehydratase, which gives rise to MQADLERRFGGLARLYGVEGAARIRGAHVAVVGIGGVGSWTAEALARSGVAAITLIDLDHVAESNINRQIHALDDTVGQAKIEAMRERIAHINPYCRVHCVDEFVDEDNWPALLPHRVDALIDACDQIRAKTAMAAWALRTRTLFVSIGAAGGKRHAHLVDVADLSQTTHDPLLAQLRYRLRKFHGAPKEGRRIGTLCVFSKEPVAAPHASCSMGNEGDGSLNCHGYGSVVTVTSTFGMCAAGVVLDKLAGK
- the ybgF gene encoding tol-pal system protein YbgF encodes the protein MKRTFSPRQPWVAAVLAASTLVGATAHAALFEDDEARRAILEMRQRVDAMQQANQRAGERSGDDVAQMRRSLLDLQSQIQSLQSEQARLRGQNEQLQKDVTDLQQRMKDVAKATDERLRQFEPLTVNVDGKEFKADPAEKRDFEAALAVFRTGKFPEAGQAFAAFMRQYPQSGYIPSARFWLGNAQYATRDYTNAIGNFKSLLTNAPDNARAPEAALAIANCQVELKDTRAARKTLEDLIRVYPQSEAAGAARERLSRMK